In the Agelaius phoeniceus isolate bAgePho1 chromosome 11, bAgePho1.hap1, whole genome shotgun sequence genome, one interval contains:
- the TWF2 gene encoding twinfilin-2 isoform X1, which yields MTHQTGIHATTELRDFFAKARNGSVRLIKVIIEDEQLVLGAHKELSRRWDTDYDTLVLPLLDEQQPCYVLYRLDSQNAQGYEWLFISWSPDSSPVRLKMLYAATRATVKKEFGGGHIKDEMFGTVKEDVSLSGYQKHVSSCSAPAPLTAAEQELQQIRINEDSCSQGSSTEMVKTEISVESKHQTLQGLAFPLQLDAQQAIQALKQKKINYIQLKLDLERETIDLVHTSPTEISDLPKRIPQDSARYHFFLYKHSHEGDYLESVVFIYSMPGYKCSIKERMLYSSCKSRLLDTVEQEFCLEIAKKIEIDDGAELTAEFLYEEVHPKQHAFKQAFAKPRGPVGKRGQKRLIKGPGENGEDS from the exons ATGACTCACCAGACCGGCATCCACG CCACCACAGAATTGAGGGACTTTTTTGCCAAAGCCCGAAATGGTTCAGTTCGGCTCATCAAGGTCATCATTGAGGACG AGCAGCTCGTGCTGGGAGCCCACAAGGAGCTGTCCCGGCGCTGGGACACCGACTATGACACCttggtgctgcccctgctggatgagcagcagccctgctaCGTCCTGTACCGCCTGGACAGCCAGAACGCCCAGGGCTACGAGTGGCTCTTCATCTCCTGGTCCCCCGACAGCTCCCCg gtCCGGCTGAAGATGCTCTATGCTGCCACCAGAGCCACTGTGAAGAAGGAGTTTGGTGGGGGGCACATAAAGGACGAGATGTTTGGCACAGTGAAG GAGGACGTGTCCCTGAGCGGGTACCAGAAGCACGtgtcctcctgctctgcccccgCCCCGCTGACCGCAGCCgagcaggagctccagcagATCCGCATCAACGAG GATTCCTGCTCCCAAGGCTCGAGCACTGAGATG GTGAAGACGGAGATCAGCGTGGAGAGCAAGCACCAGAcgctgcagggcctggccttCCCCCTGCAGCTGGATGCCCAGCAAGCCATCCAGGCTCTCAAGCAGAAGAAAATCAACTACATCCAGCTG AAGCTGGATCTGGAGCGGGAGACCATTGACCTGGTGCACACGAGCCCCACGGAGATCTCTGACCTGCCCAAGAGGATCCCCCAGGACTCTGCTCGCTACCATTTCTTCCTCTACAAGCACTCACACGAGGGAGATTACCTGGAGTCTGTTG TCTTTATCTACTCCATGCCCGGGTACAAGTGCAGCATCAAGGAGCGCATGCTCTACTCCAGCTGCAAGAGCCGGTTGCTGGACACGGTGGAGCAGGAGTTTTGCTTGGAGATAGCCAAGAAG ATCGAGATTGACGACGGGGCGGAGCTGACGGCGGAGTTCCTGTACGAGGAGGTGCACCCCAAGCAGCACGCCTTCAAGCAGGCCTTCGCCAAGCCCCGGGGGCCCGTGGGCAAGCGGGGACAGAAGCGGCTGATCAAGGGCCCGGGCGAGAACGGCGAGGACAGTTAG
- the TWF2 gene encoding twinfilin-2 isoform X2 has translation MTHQTGIHATTELRDFFAKARNGSVRLIKVIIEDEQLVLGAHKELSRRWDTDYDTLVLPLLDEQQPCYVLYRLDSQNAQGYEWLFISWSPDSSPVRLKMLYAATRATVKKEFGGGHIKDEMFGTVKEDVSLSGYQKHVSSCSAPAPLTAAEQELQQIRINEVKTEISVESKHQTLQGLAFPLQLDAQQAIQALKQKKINYIQLKLDLERETIDLVHTSPTEISDLPKRIPQDSARYHFFLYKHSHEGDYLESVVFIYSMPGYKCSIKERMLYSSCKSRLLDTVEQEFCLEIAKKIEIDDGAELTAEFLYEEVHPKQHAFKQAFAKPRGPVGKRGQKRLIKGPGENGEDS, from the exons ATGACTCACCAGACCGGCATCCACG CCACCACAGAATTGAGGGACTTTTTTGCCAAAGCCCGAAATGGTTCAGTTCGGCTCATCAAGGTCATCATTGAGGACG AGCAGCTCGTGCTGGGAGCCCACAAGGAGCTGTCCCGGCGCTGGGACACCGACTATGACACCttggtgctgcccctgctggatgagcagcagccctgctaCGTCCTGTACCGCCTGGACAGCCAGAACGCCCAGGGCTACGAGTGGCTCTTCATCTCCTGGTCCCCCGACAGCTCCCCg gtCCGGCTGAAGATGCTCTATGCTGCCACCAGAGCCACTGTGAAGAAGGAGTTTGGTGGGGGGCACATAAAGGACGAGATGTTTGGCACAGTGAAG GAGGACGTGTCCCTGAGCGGGTACCAGAAGCACGtgtcctcctgctctgcccccgCCCCGCTGACCGCAGCCgagcaggagctccagcagATCCGCATCAACGAG GTGAAGACGGAGATCAGCGTGGAGAGCAAGCACCAGAcgctgcagggcctggccttCCCCCTGCAGCTGGATGCCCAGCAAGCCATCCAGGCTCTCAAGCAGAAGAAAATCAACTACATCCAGCTG AAGCTGGATCTGGAGCGGGAGACCATTGACCTGGTGCACACGAGCCCCACGGAGATCTCTGACCTGCCCAAGAGGATCCCCCAGGACTCTGCTCGCTACCATTTCTTCCTCTACAAGCACTCACACGAGGGAGATTACCTGGAGTCTGTTG TCTTTATCTACTCCATGCCCGGGTACAAGTGCAGCATCAAGGAGCGCATGCTCTACTCCAGCTGCAAGAGCCGGTTGCTGGACACGGTGGAGCAGGAGTTTTGCTTGGAGATAGCCAAGAAG ATCGAGATTGACGACGGGGCGGAGCTGACGGCGGAGTTCCTGTACGAGGAGGTGCACCCCAAGCAGCACGCCTTCAAGCAGGCCTTCGCCAAGCCCCGGGGGCCCGTGGGCAAGCGGGGACAGAAGCGGCTGATCAAGGGCCCGGGCGAGAACGGCGAGGACAGTTAG
- the PPM1M gene encoding protein phosphatase 1M: protein MSGEWLRRWRRGGPAERPGGAPAPGPGPPPPALRYRRPKFVPGGGEEAPRGGRAVRGAAPERPLPWGAGYAEVINAEKSEFNEDQAACCQISIRRREPGLEEDEEWLILCSTQFLTGHYWALFDGHGGPDAAIIASNYLHYCIKQKLEEVVGGITEAQPPMHLSGRCVCDSDPQFVEEKHIHAADLVVGALENAFQECDEVIGQEMEATDQTGGCTALAALYFQGKLYVANAGDSRAILVLKDSIVPMSSEFTPESERQRIQHLAFLFPKLLDGEFTRFEFPRRLKGDDVGHKVLYRDYFMEGWGYKTVEKADLKYPLVHGHGKQARLLGTLAVSRGLGDHQLKVIDTNIEVKPFLSCIPKVNVFDFALHDIKEDDVLIMATDGLWDVLCNDEVAHVARSFLAENRTDPQRFSELAKCLVYRARGKKRGHQWMLDDSHEASYDDISVFVIPLHNREED, encoded by the exons ATGTCGGGCGAGTGGCTgcggcgctggcggcggggcggccccgcggaGCGCCCCGGCGGAGCCCCGGCACCGGGCCCgggcccgccgccccccgccctgCGCTACCGCCGGCCCAAGTTCGTGCCCGGCGGCGGCGAGGAggccccgcggggcgggcgggccgTGCGCGGCGCCGCGCCCGAGCGGCCGCTGCCCTGGGGCGCGGGATACGCCGA GGTTATCAACGCCGAGAAGTCGGAGTTCAATGAGGACCAGGCAGCCTGCTGTCAGATCTCTATCCGAAGGAGAGAGCCAGGcctggaggaggatgaggaatgGCTGATCCTGTGCTCCACACAG TTCCTGACTGGTCACTACTGGGCGCTGTTTGATGGCCATGGTGGCCCAGATGCTGCCATCATTGCCTCCAACTATCTGCACTACTGCATCAAGCAGAAGCTGGAGGAGGTTGTGGGAGGCATCACCGAGGCCCAGCCCCCCATGCACCTCAGCGGGCGCTGTGTTTGTGACAGTGACCCCCAGTTCGTGGAGGAGAAGCACATCCATGCAGCAGACCTGGTGGTGGGAGCCCTGGAGAATGCCTTCCAGGAATGT GatgaagtcattggccaggAGATGGAAGCTACAGACCAGACAGGAGGTTGcactgctctggctgcactTTATTTCCAGGGAAAGCTGTATGTGGCCaatgctggggacagcag GGCAATTCTTGTCCTGAAGGACAGCATTGTGCCCATGAGCAGCGAGTTCACCCCCGAGTCAGAGAGGCAGCGAATCCAGCACTTG GCTTTCCTTTTCCCCAAGCTCCTGGATGGTGAATTCACCCGCTTTGAGTTTCCACGGAGGCTGAAGGGAGATGATGTGGGCCACAAAGTCCTGTACCGGGATTACTTCATGGAGGGCTG GGGGTACAAGACGGTGGAGAAGGCTGACCTCAAGTATCCTCTTGTCCATGGTCATGGGAAGCAG GCTCGCCTGCTGGGCACTCTGGCTGTCTCTCGAGGCCTGGGGGATCATCAGCTCAAGGTCATTGACACCAACATTGAAGTCAAACCCTTCCTCTCCTGCATTCCTAAG GTGAATGTATTTGACTTTGCTCTGCATGACATTAAGGAAGACGATGTCCTCATCATGGCAACTGACGGCCTTTGGGATGTTCTGTGCAACGATGAGGTGGCCCATGTGGCCAGGAGCTTCCTTGCAGAAAACAGGACAGATCCTCAAAG GTTTTCAGAACTGGCCAAGTGCTTGGTATACAGGGCAAGGGGAAAGAAGAGAGGCCACCAGTGGATGCTGGATGACAGCCACGAGGCATCCTATGATGACATCTCTGTATTTGTCATCCCACTACACAACAGGGAAGAGGACTGA